Part of the Faecalibacterium duncaniae genome, TGCCGCCTTTGGCAGCCACACCGATTCCGACCACGTTTACAACACGCCTCGCGCCTGGTACATGCTGCGTACCCTGAACCCCACCACCTGGGTCTGGGATGGCCCCGATGCCGACTATACCCCGGCTTCCGACGACCTGCCCTGGTGCATGGTGCCTGAGAAGAAGATCACCCCCGAGGACGTGAAGTATGTGCTGTCCAGCCATTATCAGGGCACGCCGTACGATCCGTACGCAAGCTATGGTGCCAGAGAGAACCGGGGCGTTTACCGCTCCATCGGCATCAACCGCAACGACTTTGTGGCGCTGATCCAGCTGCGGCCTGATCTGCCCGCCGACCTGCAGGCAGTGGAGTGGGTGGCCTACGCCTCCAATGCCCTGAACGCCATGGTGCCCTTCTACGCCAATGTGGAGACGACCCCAGCCTATCTGGCCGGCACCACCGGTGAGGTGTCCACCGACAGCTTCTACTGGGTCAGCCGGATGATCGCTGCGATGGCGGATGCTTCCTATGGCAAGTCGGTGTTCCATGTCGAGCGCTATGAGCTGGGGGTGCTCTCCGCCTGCCGTGCCCTGCTGAATCAGTATGACGCAAAGCAGCTGGCCGAGACCGACCCCGCCCGCCGCGCCGCCCTGCGCCAGGAGGCCAACGAGGCCCTGGCCGCTGAGGTCAAGGCCCGCGCCGCCGACACGCTGGATAAGGTGCTGTTTGAGCTGAGCAGCAATATGAAAAACGCATATTCTCGTTCGGATATGTGATATTTGAACGATATAATCCATCTGGTAGAAATAAGAATGCCCTGTACCATGCAAAACGGTACAGGGCATTGTTGTTTTGAAAGATAATTTAAGCGGCCAGAGCGGTCTTGATGGCGTTCATCACGGCATCGCTGTTCTCACAGCACACCATGACCACTTCGCCGGTGGGGACAGTGGCCACCTTGGCGGAGGCGGCAATCTGGTACTGATCCTCGAGGTAGTGCTCCATCGTCTGCTGCTGGTTCTGAATATAGGCATCCATTGCGTCCACGACCTCCTGCGTCTTGCCCTCAGCAGGCTTGACGATGGCAACGCCATAGCTCTGCACCATCATGGCAGAGAGGGAAGCGGCAAGATCGGTGTAGCTGCCCTCGGGCAGGTCCAGCAGGGGGAGCAGCATGTTCTGGATCTCATCGTTCAGATCATCCGCCGGATAGCTGGCGCTGTAGCCGTATTGGGCGGTGAACTTGCCGTCCTCTGCCGGGAAGAAGATCATATAATAATCATTGTCCTCGGCTTCCCGGGCATCGTGGATGATCTGGGTGTAGTTTTTGGGGGTGGTATCTTTTTTGCTGCCGCAGCCGGTGAACACCAGCAGGGCACAGCCAAGAGCCAGCAAAGCGGCAAGAATGCGTTTTTTCATGGTCGTAGTTCCTTTCGTCTGACAAAGGCAGGGTGATCGTGATCAGTCTGCCCGCCTTTGGGGGCGTTTATGCAGCCGCTGAACGGCGGCCTTGTATCAGGAATACGGCCCGGTCGGCCGGAAGATTGCACGGCAGTTGTAACAGTTCTGTGAACGGCTTACAGCTGCAGCGCTTCCAGATCACCATGGTTGACCGGAGTAGAAAGGATGATCTGGGTGCTGGTGGTGCCCAGCTTCTGGAACTGCAGGATCAGGTGCTCCAGCTGGGGCATGCTGCCGCAGCTGACCTTGATGAGGAAGGTGTAGGCACCGGTGACATGGTAGCACTGCAGCACCTCCTTGCTGTTCTGCATCAGCTCCACCAGCTTGTCCCGGTGGCTGGGTGTGACGGACAGGCTGATGAGCGCGTCCACATAGACACGGTCTGCCGGGCGGTTCAGCACCACGGTGTAGCCGCTGATGATGCCGTCGGTCTCCAGCTTGTGGATGCGGCTGGAAACAGCCGGGCTGGTCAGTGCCACCTGCTCGGCGATCTCCTTGACGGGCATCCGGGCATTTTTTGCGAGAAGGGAGAGGATCTTGCGGTCTAAATCGTCCATGAGAAAGGTCTCCTTTTATGTTTTTGTTGAATTGTACAAAAATTTTTAAAAGTAAAGTTTTACTGTTGTCGCAATCGCATAAACTGCGAAAAAACTCGCTTTTGTGTTTTCTGTGTTAATTATATAAAGTTTTGATCGAAATGTAAAGTGCTAAATTAAAGCAAATGTCAAAAATTTTGTTTGACAAGAAAAGAAAAAAGCGTATAATACATATCGCAGGGCACGGTAAGCGCCAAAGACTGCGCAAAACACGTTGTTTCTCAAGTGCCTGCATTTGAATTGCGATTCCCAACTTTATATACTTTCCCACCCCTCTATACACAAAAACCCGCTGCCAGGCGGGTTTTTGTGTTTGTTGGGGATTTTTTTATTTGTTCGAGACGATAGGACGGCGGGGAGTTTCCCAAAGCAAGTGTCCGGAGGGTGGGACCCGACTGCCGTCAGGCAGTTGGGCGGGGGATGGAATGCCCTGCAACGGCAACGACCGCCGCCAGTGGCGGATACAGGGAGTTGCTGTTGGGGCCGCGGCCAGCAAGACGCAAGCAACGCGCAGCGGATGCTGGGAGCCGCAACCCGAATTCGCGTCCGGAGAGCAGATGCTTAAACTAAATATCCTTCAAAACAGTGCAGGTCCTCCGTTTTGACGATGCCTTCCAGATAGAGCCCGTCCTCCCGGTACTCCTCCACCTGCACGCTGCCCCGCTCCCGCATGGGGGCGGCCAGGCCCAGCTTATCATAGGGCAGCAGCACCCGGATGGTGTGCACCCGGTCACTGAGCAGCTCGTCCAGTTTTTTCAGCAGGGCATCCAGACCGTAGCCGGTCTTGGCACTGGTCAACAGGATGTCCGGGTCAAAGTTCAGGGCATTGGGCTTGTCACACTTGTTGTAAACGGTCAGGCGGGGGATGTCGGCACAGTCCAGCCCGTCCAGGACCTCATCGGTAACGGCCAGCTGCTCTTCCCGCTGGTCGTCGCCCGCGTCCGCCACCCGCACGATGACATCAGACCATGCGGCTTCCTCCAGCGTGGATTTGAAGGCCTCCACCAGATTGTGGGGCAGACGGGAGACAAAGCCGACCGTGTCCACCAGCAGAACGGCCATGCCGCTGGGCAGAACCAGCTTCCGGCTGGTGGGGTCCAGGGTGGCAAACAGCATGTCGGCCTCGGCCACGCTGGGGCCGCACAGGGCATTCATCAGGCTGGATTTGCCCACGTTGGTGTAACCCACAAGGCTGACCACCGGCATCCCGGTCTTGGCCCGGGCCTTGCGGCTCTCGCCCCGGCGCTTTTCCATCTCGGCCAGCTTTTCGGCCAGTGCGTCGATGCGGGCGTGGACGTGGCGGCGGTCCAGCTCCAGCTTGGTCTCACCGGCACCACGGCGGGCACCACCGCCGCCGCCACCGCCGCCGCCCTGGCGGCTCAGGCTCTCGCCCATTCCCTGCAGGCGGGGCAGACGGTAGCGCAGAAGCGCCAGCTCGGTCTGCAGCTTGCCCTCGTTGGTCACGGCGCGGCTGCGGAAGATCTCCAGAATCAGCATGGTGCGGTCAATGACCTCCATGCCGCCAAGCGCCGTGGAGATGTTGCGGATCTGGCTGCCGGTCAGCTCGCCGTCAAACACGGCACACTCGGCACCCAGCTCCCCGGCGGCAGCGGCGGCCTCCTCCAGTTTGCCGCTGCCCAGCACGATGCCGGTCTCGGGGGTCTGCCGCTTCTGGGTCACGGATGCCACAGCCTCCATGTGGTTGGCCTCGCAGAGTGCAGCCAGCTCGTTCAGGCTGCGCTCACAGTCCCATAGCCCCTGATCCAGGGCCAGTAAGATGACCTTTGTGGGGGGCGTTTCTACTAAAATGTCATAAAGTTCGCTCAAAATAAACCTCTCAGTTCTTCGTAATGTTCTCTTGTCAATGCGTAGCACCTGCAGGCAACCGGTGTGCCGTCAAATTTGTGGTAGACAGAATCGTGGTCGTAGACAAAGCCGGCTTTTTGCTGGACCCGGCCGCTGGCAGGATTTTCAAACGCATGGCAGCAGGCCAGCCAGCTGCTATCTGTATTTTTGAACCAGTATTCTACAACTGCTTTTAGCGCTTCGGTGGTAAAGCCTTTGTTCCACCAGGCCTTGCCGATGCAGTAGCCAACCTCCCACACGCCGTTCGTGTGGTCGAAGCCGGGCCAGGGGTCACGCTCCGGCTCGGCGGAACTGGATGTGAACACGCCGATAGTGCCAAACAACTGTCCGGTGGCCTTTTCCACAATGCCCCACTCGTAGTAATCTCCATTGGGGTAGAGAAGCGCCCATGCGGCCAGCAGTTCCCGGGTCTCGTCCACGTTTTTGTGGGGCTCCCACCGCAGCCAGCGGGTCACGTCCGGGTCGTTGGCCCAGTTGGCGTACATCATGGGGGCATCCTCCGGGGTCAGCGGGCGCAGAAGCAGCCGCTCCGTTTCGATCGTTTGTGTGCCTGCATGGCGCATGATACATCTCTCCTCACATGTAAAAGTTACGCATAGGATAGCACAAAACTGCCCTGCCTGC contains:
- a CDS encoding GNAT family N-acetyltransferase, yielding MRHAGTQTIETERLLLRPLTPEDAPMMYANWANDPDVTRWLRWEPHKNVDETRELLAAWALLYPNGDYYEWGIVEKATGQLFGTIGVFTSSSAEPERDPWPGFDHTNGVWEVGYCIGKAWWNKGFTTEALKAVVEYWFKNTDSSWLACCHAFENPASGRVQQKAGFVYDHDSVYHKFDGTPVACRCYALTREHYEELRGLF
- the hflX gene encoding GTPase HflX, with the translated sequence MSELYDILVETPPTKVILLALDQGLWDCERSLNELAALCEANHMEAVASVTQKRQTPETGIVLGSGKLEEAAAAAGELGAECAVFDGELTGSQIRNISTALGGMEVIDRTMLILEIFRSRAVTNEGKLQTELALLRYRLPRLQGMGESLSRQGGGGGGGGGARRGAGETKLELDRRHVHARIDALAEKLAEMEKRRGESRKARAKTGMPVVSLVGYTNVGKSSLMNALCGPSVAEADMLFATLDPTSRKLVLPSGMAVLLVDTVGFVSRLPHNLVEAFKSTLEEAAWSDVIVRVADAGDDQREEQLAVTDEVLDGLDCADIPRLTVYNKCDKPNALNFDPDILLTSAKTGYGLDALLKKLDELLSDRVHTIRVLLPYDKLGLAAPMRERGSVQVEEYREDGLYLEGIVKTEDLHCFEGYLV
- a CDS encoding DUF4358 domain-containing protein; the protein is MKKRILAALLALGCALLVFTGCGSKKDTTPKNYTQIIHDAREAEDNDYYMIFFPAEDGKFTAQYGYSASYPADDLNDEIQNMLLPLLDLPEGSYTDLAASLSAMMVQSYGVAIVKPAEGKTQEVVDAMDAYIQNQQQTMEHYLEDQYQIAASAKVATVPTGEVVMVCCENSDAVMNAIKTALAA
- a CDS encoding Lrp/AsnC family transcriptional regulator, with product MDDLDRKILSLLAKNARMPVKEIAEQVALTSPAVSSRIHKLETDGIISGYTVVLNRPADRVYVDALISLSVTPSHRDKLVELMQNSKEVLQCYHVTGAYTFLIKVSCGSMPQLEHLILQFQKLGTTSTQIILSTPVNHGDLEALQL
- a CDS encoding C69 family dipeptidase, translated to MACTTLLVGKNASYDGSTMIARNDDSGSGHFTAKKFVVVQPEEHPAVYRSVLSHVEIPLPGDPMRMTAMPNAVEGKGIWAAAGVNAANVGMTATETITSNPRVLGADPLVVYQPARGEQPEVPGGIGEEDIVYLVLPYIHTAREGVERLGKLLETYGTYEMNGIAFQDVNEIWWLETIGGHHWMARRVPDDSYVVMPNQLGIDAFDLDDAFGAQENHLCSADLREFIAKYHLDLAQDGVFDPRAAFGSHTDSDHVYNTPRAWYMLRTLNPTTWVWDGPDADYTPASDDLPWCMVPEKKITPEDVKYVLSSHYQGTPYDPYASYGARENRGVYRSIGINRNDFVALIQLRPDLPADLQAVEWVAYASNALNAMVPFYANVETTPAYLAGTTGEVSTDSFYWVSRMIAAMADASYGKSVFHVERYELGVLSACRALLNQYDAKQLAETDPARRAALRQEANEALAAEVKARAADTLDKVLFELSSNMKNAYSRSDM